Proteins encoded in a region of the Antedon mediterranea chromosome 2, ecAntMedi1.1, whole genome shotgun sequence genome:
- the LOC140040220 gene encoding AN1-type zinc finger protein 6-like — MMDSGNGSKEMSPSNLCRNGCGFYGNAASEGMCSKCFKDHLRKKQNSPVQTLHAVASSNTSPASNMTVSHTLSNAVSASMSICSSISRDSNKKSERQEETKLEETACSNVSTDTVDSAMPCAEEESPDGKKKSKKNRCNTCRKKVGLTGFQCRCGGLYCSIHRYSDKHECSFDYRMLGQEEIRKNNPVIVGEKIQKL, encoded by the exons ATGATGGATAGCGGTAATGGAAGTAAAGAAATGAGTCCGTCTAATTTATGTCGGAATGGCTGCGGTTTCTATGGTAATGCTGCATCAGAAGGAATGTGTTCAAAATGCTTCAAAGATCACCTGAGGAAAAAACAAAATTCTCCAGTACAAACATTACATG CTGTTGCATCTAGCAATACAAGTCCAGCCAGTAATATGACAGTATCTCACACCCTTAGTAATGCAGTGTCTGCCTCAATGTCAATTTGCTCATCAATTTCAAGAGACAGCAACAAAAAATCTGAACGTCAAGAAGAGACAAAATTAGAAGAAACCGCATGTTCCAATGTAAGCACAGATACCGTAGATTCAGCCATGCCTTGCGCTGAAGAAGAATCACCCGACGGTAAAAAGAAATCAAAGAAAAATAGATGTAATACATGCCGAAAGAAAGTTGGACTTACAG GTTTTCAATGTCGATGCGGCGGTCTCTATTGTAGTATACATCGGTACTCGGATAAACATGAGTGTTCATTTGATTACAGAATGCTCGGACAAGAAGAAATTAGGAAAAATAACCCAGTCATAGTTGGTGAGAAGATTCAGAAGCTGTAA